Within the Streptomyces sp. NBC_00554 genome, the region TCACGGTGAAGAAGGACGGGATCTACACCGTCAAGGTCGCCTATGTCAGCGGCGACGCCCGCTCGGTGAACGTCTTCTCCAACAGCGGCAACGGCACCAGCCAGAAGTTCCCCTCCACGGGTGACTGGAGCACCGCCGAGACCGTCAGCGTCCAGCTGGCACTGAAGGCGGGCACCAACACCATCACCTTCGACAGCGGCAGCGGATACGCCCCCGACATCGACAAGATCGTCGTTCCGCAGACCGTCTGACCTGCTTCCCGTGGGGCCCGGTGACCTGAACCCGGGCCCCACGGGGACCGGCCTCACGCCGACGGCCGCCTGCGGTGATTCCCCACTCGCCGTTTCCGCAGCGGCCGTCCCCCCCACCAGCCGTTCCTGCCTGAGCCGTTCTCGCACGAGCCGTTCCCTGGATATGGAGTGCCCCGTGGACATCAAGCGCACCGAATCACGCGACAACCCCCAAGCCGCAGAGGCTTCCTGACCCTCGCCGCCGCTGCCGGCGCGGGCACCGCACTCGGCGTTCTGCCCGCCTTCACCGCTTCGGCGGCCCCGCTGCGCCCCACCGAGTCGCCCATGCTGGCCGCGGCCGACGCCGCGAAGAACCAGCTGTGGTGGGGGGCTCCCGGCTCCCCAACTCGATGATCGAGCAGGGACTGCCGGTCGGGAACGGGCGCCTCGGGGTCCTCGCGAGCAACGACCCCTCCAGCGAACTTCTGATGATCACCGACGCCACCATGTGGACCGGCCATCTCAACGACAAGCTGGACAGTGACGGCCAGTTCCCCTACGGCCGCGAGGACTTCGGATCCCTGACGCTGCTGGCCAAGCTCACGGTCGCCATCCCCGACCACGACCTGGGCAACGTCAACAACTACCGCCGCACCCTAGACATGGCCCAGGGCCTGGTCGGCGCCTCGTACGACATCTCCGGTGTGAGCTATTCGCGGCAGATCTTCGCCAGCCTCCCCGACGACGTCATCGTCCTGTACTTCTCCCAGCAGGGCGGCGGCACCTACACCGGCACCGTCTCCCTCGCCGGCACCCACGGCGAGTCCACCACGGCCAACAGCTCCGGGCGCTATGCGTCGTTCGGAGCCACCCTCGCCAACGGCCTCAAGTACGGCGCCGCCGTCACCGCCTACAGCAGCACGGGCAGGGTCAAGGTCGACGGTACGTCGATCAGCTTCAGCGGCTGCAAGACCCTCACCGTCGTCGTCAGCGGTGGCACCAACTACGCGCCCGACGGCGAGGCGGGGTTCCGCAATCCGTCCGTGGTGCCTGAGCGCCTGGCCAGGACCAAGGTCCTCGACGCGGCCGGCAACTCGGCGAGCACCCTGCTGCATACCCACGTCGCCGACTTCCGTCCCGAGTTCGAGCAGCTGGACATCAACCTCGGCACGTCGTCCGCCGCGCAGCGCGAGCTGGACACCTGGGAGCGGTTGCAGGCGCGCTACCGGGACGACGTTCCCGATCCGGAACTCGAGGCCGCCTACCTGCAGTTCGGCCGCTATCTGATGATCTCCGGATCGCGGGGCAGCCTGCCCATGGGCCTCCAGGGCCCGTGGCTTGACGGCAACGACCCGGACTGGATGGGCGACTACCACACCGACGTCAACATCCAGATGAACTACTGGATGGCCGACCGGGTGGGCGTGTCCGACTGCTTCGACGCCTACACGGACTACTGCGTCTCGCAGCTGCCCTCGTGGACGGACGTCACCCAGCGGCAGTTCAACGACCCCACCAACAGATTCCGCAACTCCAGCGGCAAGCTCGCCGGCTGGGCCGTGGCGTTCTCCACCAACCCCTACGGCGGAAGCGGCTGGTGGTGGCACCCGGCGGGCAACGCCTGGCTCTGCCAGAGCCTGTTCGAGCACTACGAGTACACCCAGGACCGCGCCTACCTCAAGAAGATCTACCCCCTGATCAAGGGCGCCGTGGAGTTCTGGGAGGCCCGCCTCGTCACCACGACCGTCACCGACGCCTCCGGCGAAAAGCGCGAGGTCCTGATCGACGACAAGGACTGGTCGCCCGAGCACGGCCCGCAGGACGCCAAGGGCATGACCTACGCGCAGGAACTGGTGTGGGGCCTCTTCGGAAACTTCCACACCGCTTCCGAGCTGCTCGGCAAGGACGGCGCGTACCGGAAGACCATCGACGGTCTGCGCGAGCGCCTCTACCTGCCCGTGGTCAGCCCCACGAGCGGCTGGCTGGAGGAGTGGATGTCGCCCGACAACCTGGGTGAGACCACGCACCGGCACCTCTCGCCGCTCATCAACCTGTTCCCCGGAGACCGGATCCGTCCGGACGAATCGACGCCGAAGGAGATCCTGGACGGCGCGACGGCGCTCCTCACCGCGCGCGGCATGACCAGCTTCGGCTGGGCCCAGGCCTGGCGCGCCCTGTGCTGGGCGCGGCTGAAGGACGCGGAGAAGGCGTACCGGCTCGTCGTCAACAACCTGAAGCCGTCGGTCAACGGAACCAACGGCAGCGCGATGAACCTCTTCGACATCTACGAGGTCGAGACGGGCCGCGGCATCTTCCAGATCGAAGCGAACTGCGGTACCCCCGCGGCGATCATCGAGATGCTGCTGTACTCGCGGCCCGGACACGTCGAGCTGCTGCCCGCGCTGCCCGCCGCCTGGGCGGCATCCGGCTCGGTGTCCGGCGTGGGCGTCCGCGGCGGCTTCGTGGCGGACCTCCGCTGGAAGAACGGCAAGGTCACCCAGTTGACGCTGAAGAGCGTCGGCGGCCGCACCACGACCCTCGTCGCGGGCGGCGCCTCGCGGAAGATCAGCCTCAAGTCCGGTGAGTCCGTCACACTGCGGAACCTCGGATGAGTGCCGCCTCGTACCGGCGCCGCACGGTGGGCGTCGTAGCTGCGCTGATCATGGCGGCCTGCGGGCCCCTGACCGTCTCCTCGGTGGCACAGGCCCAGGTGCAGGCAGAGGCGGTGGCACAGAAGTCGCAGCCGGTGTCGCAGGCCCCTGCGTCCGCGGCGGCGGCTCCGGCCGCCGCGAAGGGCAGGCACTCGGTGGTCACCTGGGGCGCCAGCGCCGACCGGCAGAGCGCCGGTCCCGCCGACCGCAGTTACCGGTTGATCGTGCGCACCAGTGTCGGCGGCACGAACATGCAGATCCGGCTGTCCAACGCCTTCGGCGAGAACCCGGTGACCTTCGCGAGCGCCTACGCGGGGCTGCAGAAGCAGGGTGCGGAGCTGGTCCGCGGCTCCAACCGGCAACTGTCCTTCGGCGGGGCCGCGTCCGTTATCGTCCCGGCCGGCGAGACCGTGCTCAGCGACCCGCTGCCCGGGAAGCTGGCCGCCCAGAGCAACCTGGTCGTCAGCCTGTACGTGACGGGCGCCCAGGGACCGACGACCGGTCACGGCATGGCCATGCAGACCAGCTACGCGACCGCGGGCGACCACGCCGCCGAGGAGGGCGCGGGCGCCTGGACCGATCCGATGGGGTCCTGGTACTGGCTGGACGCCGTCAATGTGGAGACCTCCACGTCCATCGGCTCGGTGGTGACCCTCGGCGACTCCATCACCGACGGCTGGCAGTCCAGCACCGACCTGAACCGGCGCTGGCCCGACTACCTCTCCCGTCGGCTCCAGGCGGCGGACACCCCCGTCAAGGGCGTCGCCAACGAAGGGATCTCCGGGAACAAGGTGCTCGCGGACGGCGCAGGGCAGAGCGCGCTGAACCGTCTGCAACGCGATGTGCTCTCCCATCCGGGTGTGCGCACCGTCTTCCTCTTCGAGGGCGTCAACGACATCAAGGCGCACTCGGGAGTCACGGCCCAGGACATGATCGACGGCTACCGGAAGATCATCGATCAGGCCCACGCGGCGGGCAAGTGCGTCGTCGGCTCGACCATCGCCCCGTTCAAGGGCTGGTACGAATGGGACACGGCGGCCGAGTCCGTACGCCTGGAGATCAATGAATTCGTGCGGAACAGCGGGGAGTTGGACGCTGTCACCGACTTCGACAAGATCCTGCGCAGCCCCTACGACCACGAAAGGATCTCGCCGTTCTTCGACAACGGCGATCACCTGCACCCCAATGATGTGGGGATGGGAGCGATGGCCGACGCGGTCGACATCGGGAGCCTGACCTCCTGCTGAGGCCAGGCTCCGGACAGCGGTGCGGTCAGGGGAAGTTGACCACCACCGACGGAACGGTGGTGTTGCCCGAGGTGGGCGATCCCGTGTCGTTGATGACGCGCTCGTACTGCCCCTGGCCGCCCAGTGAGATGACCATGATGTTGTGGAACTTCACGTTTGCGTTGACCGGTGTCGCGAATCCGTGGTGCTGGAGGATCGTCGGATCGACGTTGTAGTAGCAGTAGCTGCCCATGCCCCAGGCCTCGTGCGTGGTCACGGTGTCGGCGACCTTGTAGGCCGCGTACCCCTTGATCGCGCCGTTCTGGATGGCGGCCTGGTTCGGCGCGTCGTACGCCTTCTCGTTCTGGAAGAAGATCGTGCGCCCGCCCTGGCCGTACCACTGGACGTCGTACTTGTTGAAGTGCTCGACGAACAACCCGGTGGCCAGTACGTCGTTGCCGTTGACGCGGACGCCGTAGTCGGCCCGGTTGGTCTCCCAGCCGACTCCCGCGCCGTGGTCGGCGCGCCAGACCCAGGTGTGGTCGATGATCGTGTTGCGGCTGTTGACCACCATGCTGGTGGTGGCCTTGCCGGCGCCCGCGCCGCCGATGCGGATGAAGACGTCCTGCACGGTGGTCGGGTTGACGGAGTGGTTCGCCGAAGCGCCGGTGGGCCCGACCTCCAGCAGGGTGGCGGAGTTGACGGGACCGGCGTCGATGAGGAAGCCCGCGAGGCGGACGCCGTCGACATCGGCCACCTTGACCGCGGTGACGCCGTTGTCCGGGATCAGGGTGGCGTAACCGAGGCCGAGCACCACGGTGTTGGCACGGTTGACCTGGATCGGCTGGTCGAGGTGGTAGATCCCCGGCGTCAGCAGCAGATGGAGGCCTTGGGTGAGCGCCTCGTTGAGGGTGGCGGCGGTGACACCGGGCTTGGCCACGTAGAACTGCGTCAACGCCAGTGACGTACCTCGCGGCGTGCCGCTGCCCCAGGTGGTGCCGCGCGAGTTGACCCGCTTCTCCGGCAGGAAGACGCGGTACTCCGTGCCGTTGAGGTAGAGGAACGGCTTCTCGCGGGAGATCGGCGTGGTGTTCAGCGTGGTGTACGGCGGGTTCGGGAAGGTCTGCGCGGGGGCGCCCTCGACGCCCGAGAACACCATGTTCCAGACGGCGTTGAGCCAGCCGCCCACAAAGCTGTCGCGGGTGTACCACTGCTGCTGCGAGTACGGACCGACCGTGCCGTCGACGCGGCTGTCGGCGATGTAGCCGCCGCTGGCCCAGCCGTAGCCGTTGGGGGAGAGGTTGAGGCCGCCCCTGACGTGCATCCGCCGGAAGGGGGCGGCCTGTGCGACGGCCCACCGGTTCGTGCCGTTGACGGGAGTGATCGCGAGGTTCTCCGCCGAACGCCAGAAGTTCTGCGTGGCGTTGCCGCCGAACCAGCCCGCGTCGACGGTGATGTCGCCGTTGATCGACGTGTCGTCCGGGGACAGGCCGAGGCCCGAGATCGAGGTGTAGAAGCCGAGTTGGGCGTTGAGCCCGTTGTAGGTGCCCGGCTTGAAGAGGAACTGGTAGCGGCCCGTGCCGAACTGGGCCGACTCCTGCTGCGCGAACACCTGGTCCAGTCTGGCCTGGATGCCCGGGGTCGAGGGGTCGAAGACGATGACGTTCGGGCCGAGGTCACCGCCGCCGGGCAGGGCCAGTGGCTTGACGGGTGCGGCGGATGCCGGCGTGGACAGGCCGATCAGGGCGGGTGCGGCAGCCGCGGCGGCCATCGCTCCGAGAACGGACCGGCGAGCCGGTGTGGAGGGGCCGGAGTCCGAGGGGTCTGTGAAGGCAGAGGGCATGGGGGCAACTCTCCTGGTTCAGGAAGTGAACGATGGAAGGTGCGGGGAGCGCTCTCTTGCCGATGCATGCTTCATCCGCGTGAACCAGGCGTCAAGAGTTGTGACCGGGATCCCGGATGTTGTTGCGGAGTGAACAGTCAACTGGGCATCGTTGTGCGGTAGTTCATTCATGTATGGGACCTGTCGACCCCTGCTGCGGAGCGTCTGCCGCGTTCAAGAGGTGCGCGAAAGGTAAGCGCTGTCCGCCCCGCGACCCTCCGGCGCGCTCGCACCAGGGCGCCCCGCAAGCCCTGTCCCGAGAGCGCTCTACGGCGCCGGAACGCCACGCCGTTAAGGTGCGGGGAAGAGTAGGCAGGCTCCCACGCTGGAGGATGTCACTCGGGAGGCCGACGGCTACAGCCATGCCGGCAGGACATGTGAGCCGGCGACAGAGAGGCGGACGAATGACGCACCCGATCACCGTGGGCGTGGACGGATCGGACGAGGGCGGGGCCGCTGCGGCGTGGGCGGGCAGGGAAGCCGTCCGGCGAGGACTGCCCCTGCGGGTGGTGTACGCCTGGCACGGGCAACCGCACCTACTGGCAGGCGGGCCGGACCGCGAGGAACAGGCGCGGTGGGCACAGGAGTTGGTGGAGGCCGCCGCCCGCACCGTCACCGAACGGCACGCGGACCTGTCCGTTTCGGCCGAGGTCCTGGAAGGCGGCGCCGTCGACTCGCTGGTCGCCGCGGCTTCGGACGCCGAGACACTGGTCCTCGGTTCACGCGGGCACGGAGCGATCGTCGGTTTCCTGATCGGCTCCGTCGGACAGCAGGTGATCGCCGAGGCCGCCCGCCCCGTCGTGCTGGTGCGTGCCGATGACAACGCCGCGTCCGAGGCGGCGGGCCGCGAGATCGTCGTAGGTCAGCAAGGCGGTCCGGACGACAGTGCCGCCGGCCTTCGGTTCGCCTTCGAGACGGCGGCGGCCCGCGGCGCCTCGGTGCGCGTCGTACGTGCGTGGAGCCTGCCGCCGCTGTTCACCTACAGCCCCGGCTCGTTGAAGCTGCTCGACGAGGCCGGGGGAATGGAACCCTTCGAGAAGAAGGCTCTCACCGAGGCGGTGCAGCCCTGGCGAGAGCAGTTTCCCGAGGTGCCCGTCACCGAGTACGTCGAGATGGGCAGCGCAGGACAGGTCTTGCTCTCGCTGGCCGCGCGGGCCCAGCTGATGGTCGTCCAGCGCCGCGCCGAACGCTCGGCCGTGGGATCACGGATCGGATCGGTGGCCCACGCGGTGATGCACCACGCGCCGTGCCCCGTGGCGGTTGTCCCGCACTCCTGAGCAACTGCGGGAGGCGGCCTCAGGGCGGTAACACCTGAGTGCCGGCCGCGGCTCACAGGCCGACCGCTCCGTCGATGCGTTCGCGGAGCAGGTCGGCGTGGCCGTTGTGGCGGGCGTACTCCTCGATCATGTGGATCAGCACCCAGCGCAGTGACACCGCCCCGAGCCAGGAGTCGTGGCCCTCGATGTCCAGGCCGGGCGCTTCGGTGACGAAGCGTTCGGCGAATGCCACGTCGGTGCGCCAGGCCTCCCAGGCCGCGGTGACGAGCGCGGGATCGGGCATCGCGCCGTCGAAGTCCTCGTCGGGTTCGGCCTCGGTGGAGAACCGGGGCGACGCGTCCTGCCCGGCCAGCACCTTCCGGAACCAGCGGCGTTCCACATCGGCGAGGTGCCGGACGAGTCCGAGGAGTGAAAGCGTCGAGGGCTCCACGGACCGCCGCGCCAACTCCGCACCCAGGCCCGCGCACTTGAGTTCCAGCGTCGCGCGCTGGGCCGCCAGCACGGAGACCAGCATGCCGCGTTCGTCGCCGGTGGTACGGGCGTTGAGGTGGCGGCGCTCCTGGTGCGGCGCGGTGAAGAAGTCGGCTCTTCGCTGTGGTCCGGTCATGCGCACGATTATCGGCGCCGGGCGGTGGAACTCGTCGAGGGGCGCTTCGACCAGGGGTGTTTCGGTCCCCGGCGGACTGTCCTGCCCGGTGCCCGGCGGCCTCCGACCGCGTTCAAGTCCCGTAGGCAATGGCTGTGTTGGGCTCGAACCACGGCAGTTTCGGCGTGAACTATTGACGGCAACATGTCAGTCCGGTTGACTCGCCGCCCAGCGCCGGAACCGGTTCCGGAACCGGTACCGGTCCTGGGCGCGAAGGCGCGATCCCCGTGTTCCGGGAGGCAAGTCATGGCTGTGACCATCGCCGATGTGGCTCACGCGGCCGGCGTGAGCAAGACGACCGTGTCCCGGGTGCTGAACACCCGGGGTGAGGTCGACGCGTCGACGGCAGCCCGGGTCCGCGAGGTCATCGA harbors:
- a CDS encoding universal stress protein, with translation MTHPITVGVDGSDEGGAAAAWAGREAVRRGLPLRVVYAWHGQPHLLAGGPDREEQARWAQELVEAAARTVTERHADLSVSAEVLEGGAVDSLVAAASDAETLVLGSRGHGAIVGFLIGSVGQQVIAEAARPVVLVRADDNAASEAAGREIVVGQQGGPDDSAAGLRFAFETAAARGASVRVVRAWSLPPLFTYSPGSLKLLDEAGGMEPFEKKALTEAVQPWREQFPEVPVTEYVEMGSAGQVLLSLAARAQLMVVQRRAERSAVGSRIGSVAHAVMHHAPCPVAVVPHS
- a CDS encoding DinB family protein; translated protein: MTGPQRRADFFTAPHQERRHLNARTTGDERGMLVSVLAAQRATLELKCAGLGAELARRSVEPSTLSLLGLVRHLADVERRWFRKVLAGQDASPRFSTEAEPDEDFDGAMPDPALVTAAWEAWRTDVAFAERFVTEAPGLDIEGHDSWLGAVSLRWVLIHMIEEYARHNGHADLLRERIDGAVGL
- a CDS encoding coagulation factor 5/8 type domain-containing protein, translated to MPSAFTDPSDSGPSTPARRSVLGAMAAAAAAPALIGLSTPASAAPVKPLALPGGGDLGPNVIVFDPSTPGIQARLDQVFAQQESAQFGTGRYQFLFKPGTYNGLNAQLGFYTSISGLGLSPDDTSINGDITVDAGWFGGNATQNFWRSAENLAITPVNGTNRWAVAQAAPFRRMHVRGGLNLSPNGYGWASGGYIADSRVDGTVGPYSQQQWYTRDSFVGGWLNAVWNMVFSGVEGAPAQTFPNPPYTTLNTTPISREKPFLYLNGTEYRVFLPEKRVNSRGTTWGSGTPRGTSLALTQFYVAKPGVTAATLNEALTQGLHLLLTPGIYHLDQPIQVNRANTVVLGLGYATLIPDNGVTAVKVADVDGVRLAGFLIDAGPVNSATLLEVGPTGASANHSVNPTTVQDVFIRIGGAGAGKATTSMVVNSRNTIIDHTWVWRADHGAGVGWETNRADYGVRVNGNDVLATGLFVEHFNKYDVQWYGQGGRTIFFQNEKAYDAPNQAAIQNGAIKGYAAYKVADTVTTHEAWGMGSYCYYNVDPTILQHHGFATPVNANVKFHNIMVISLGGQGQYERVINDTGSPTSGNTTVPSVVVNFP
- a CDS encoding SGNH/GDSL hydrolase family protein, which codes for MSAASYRRRTVGVVAALIMAACGPLTVSSVAQAQVQAEAVAQKSQPVSQAPASAAAAPAAAKGRHSVVTWGASADRQSAGPADRSYRLIVRTSVGGTNMQIRLSNAFGENPVTFASAYAGLQKQGAELVRGSNRQLSFGGAASVIVPAGETVLSDPLPGKLAAQSNLVVSLYVTGAQGPTTGHGMAMQTSYATAGDHAAEEGAGAWTDPMGSWYWLDAVNVETSTSIGSVVTLGDSITDGWQSSTDLNRRWPDYLSRRLQAADTPVKGVANEGISGNKVLADGAGQSALNRLQRDVLSHPGVRTVFLFEGVNDIKAHSGVTAQDMIDGYRKIIDQAHAAGKCVVGSTIAPFKGWYEWDTAAESVRLEINEFVRNSGELDAVTDFDKILRSPYDHERISPFFDNGDHLHPNDVGMGAMADAVDIGSLTSC